In one Tachysurus vachellii isolate PV-2020 chromosome 24, HZAU_Pvac_v1, whole genome shotgun sequence genomic region, the following are encoded:
- the atg4da gene encoding cysteine protease atg4da produces MNSVTPSGAQYARGGALHSDLVDGRRQVLETRGHFGNGSLADGAGEPDEVDKLKLRLMSAWNNVKYGWSVKSKTVFNKTSPLFLMGQSYVLNTEEEVERFRLAFSSRVWLTYRKEFAQLEGSNLTSDCGWGCMLRSGQMLLAQGLMLHLLPRHWRWPDCPQLADVDFEVLRPCSPSRPSGISIPSFSSKWSTSASEKRPSSEVPSEVSKPAETRRDARTESLHRRLVSWFADEPTSPFGVHRLVELGRESGKKAGDWYGPSLVAHILRKAVDKSSELDDLVVYVAQDCTVYKGDLMRLCDSGNSGWKSVIVLVPVRLGGDSLNPAYTECVKNLLKLDCCIGIIGGKPKHSLFFIGFHDEQLLYLDPHYCQMVVDVTQGDFPLESYHCNSPRKMNFSRMDPSCTLGFYAHSKKDLECLCSAVSEALSASKDRYPIFTFVEGRGQDYSLEGYSGGSSEPSAHILPRGTVNRSSAEGFVFL; encoded by the exons ATGAACTCCGTAACGCCCAGCGGCGCCCAGTACGCGAGGGGTGGAGCTCTTCACAGCGACCTTGTGGATGGGAGGAGGCAGGTCTTGGAGACGAGGGGGCATTTCGGGAACGGGTCGCTTGCTGACGGGGCAGGAGAGCCCGATGAGGTGGATAAGCTCAAACTGAGGCTGATGTCGGCGTGGAACAACGTTAAATACG GCTGGTCGGTAAAGAGCAAAACCGTCTTTAACAAAACATCGCCGCTGTTCCTGATGGGACAGTCCTATGTACTCAACACTGAAG AGGAAGTGGAGCGTTTCCGGCTGGCGTTCAGCTCACGAGTGTGGCTCACCTACAGGAAGGAGTTTGCTCAGCTGGAGGGCTCGAACCTGACGTCGGACTGCGGCTGGGGCTGCATGCTGCGCAGCGGACAGATGCTGCTCGCTCAGGGGCTCATGCTCCATCTTCTGCCTCGAC ACTGGAGATGGCCGGACTGTCCTCAGCTGGCGGATGTGGATTTCGAGGTGCTGAGACCTTGCTCTCCGTCTCGTCCCAGCGGTATCTCCATCCCCTCCTTCAGCTCTAAGTGGAGCACGTCTGCGTCCGAGAAACGTCCGTCCTCAGAGGTCCCGAGCGAGGTATCGAAACCCGCTGAGACGAGACGTGACGCGCGGACCGAAAGCCTCCACCGCAGGCTGGTGTCCTGGTTCGCTGACGAGCCGACGTCGCCCTTCGGGGTTCACCGGCTGGTCGAGCTGGGCAGGGAGTCAGGAAAGAAGGCTGGAGACTGGTACGGACCCTCACTCGTCGCACACATCCTGCG gAAAGCTGTGGACAAGAGCTCAGAGTTGGACGATCTGGTCGTATACGTGGCTCAGGACTGCACAG TGTATAAAGGGGACTTGATGCGGCTGTGTGACTCCGGTAACTCCGGCTGGAAGTCCGTCATCGTCCTGGTCCCGGTGCGTCTGGGAGGCGATTCACTAAACCCCGCCTACACGGAATGTGTCAAG AATCTTCTGAAGTTGGACTGCTGTATCGGGATCATCGGCGGGAAACCCAAACACTCGTTGTTTTTCATCGGCTTTCACG ATGAGCAGCTGCTGTATTTAGACCCACACTACTGTCAGATGGTGGTAGACGTCACACAAGGAGATTTCCCGCTGGAG TCCTATCACTGTAACTCTCCGAGGAAGATGAACTTCAGTCGCATGGATCCGAGCTGCACTCTGGGTTTTTATGCTCACAGTAAGAAGGATTTGGAgtgtttgtgttcagctgtTAGTGAG GCTTTGTCTGCATCTAAGGATCGCTACCCGATCTTCACGTTTGTGGAGGGCAGAGGGCAGGACTACAGTCTGGAGGGGTACAGTGGAGGCAGCTCTGAGCCCAGTGCCCACATCCTGCCCCGTGGCACCGTGAACAGAAGTAGTGCAGAAggctttgtgtttctgtga